ACCGCAGCGCCGACATTGTTGTCATTGAGGTGCAACGAACGATGATTCTCGGCGCGACTTCCCACAGCAAGCAAGCGATCTCCATATAGATGTAATTGATTGCATCTTCGTTTGTCATAATGGCAATGACATGTATAGTTCATGCCACCAACCAAACAACAGCGAGAAATGAACATGAAACGTATTTTCTGCGCGGCGGCACTCGTCGCAGCCAGCGCTGCAATCTTCATTCCCACCCAGGCCATGGCGCAAGTCGGCGTGAGCATTTCGATTGGCGTACCGCCACCGCCACCAAGATATGAACCAATGCCGCCGCCACGCTATGGCTATGTCTGGGCCCCTGGTTACTGGAACTGGGTCGGCGGCCGCCATGTTTGGGCAGGCGGCCACTGGGAACGCGCGCGCAGCGGCTATATGTATAACCGTCCAGAATGGCGCCAAGGACCGCGCGGCTGGGAGCTCCGACGCGGCGGCTGGCAGCGCGGCGGCGGTCGAGGAGGATATGATCATCGCCGCGACGACCACCGTCACCATGGTCGCGGTCACGACGATAGATATCG
This DNA window, taken from Collimonas arenae, encodes the following:
- a CDS encoding YXWGXW repeat-containing protein is translated as MKRIFCAAALVAASAAIFIPTQAMAQVGVSISIGVPPPPPRYEPMPPPRYGYVWAPGYWNWVGGRHVWAGGHWERARSGYMYNRPEWRQGPRGWELRRGGWQRGGGRGGYDHRRDDHRHHGRGHDDRYRR